One Streptomyces sp. SAI-135 DNA segment encodes these proteins:
- the ctaD gene encoding cytochrome c oxidase subunit I, translating into MTPRPAWTEWLTTTDHKKIGTLYLVTAFVFFLVGGVLALMMRAELARPGLQIMSTEQFNQAFTMHGSIMLLMFAMPLFTGFANWIMPLQIGAPDVAFPRLNMLAYWLFLFGSSIAAFGFLTPGGAADFGWFLYAPLSDAVHSPGLGADLWIMGVALSGFGSILGAVNFITTIICMRAPGMTMFRMPIFTWNVLLTGVLVLIIFPVLAAALFALECDRKFGSHVFDAANGGALLWQHLFWFFGHPEVYVLALPFFGIVSEVVPVFSRKPMFGYMGLIGATIAIAGLSVTVWAHHMYVTGGVLLPFFAFMTFLIAVPTGVKFFNWIGTMWKGSLSFETPMLWTTGFLITFVFGGLTGVILASPPLDFHLSDSYFVVAHFHYTVFGTVVYAMFAGFHFWWPKMTGKMLDERLGKMTFWTLTVGFHATFLVQHWLGVEGMPRRYADYLAADGFTALNTLSTIGSFLLGLSILPFAYNVWKTAKYGKPVEVDDPWGYGRSLEWATACPPPRHNFTSLPRIRSESPAFDLHHPEIAALEAGS; encoded by the coding sequence CTGACGCCACGGCCCGCGTGGACGGAGTGGCTGACGACCACCGACCACAAGAAGATCGGCACGCTGTATCTCGTCACCGCGTTCGTCTTCTTCCTCGTCGGCGGCGTGCTGGCATTGATGATGCGGGCCGAACTCGCCCGCCCTGGACTGCAGATCATGTCCACCGAGCAGTTCAACCAGGCGTTCACCATGCACGGCTCGATCATGCTGCTGATGTTCGCGATGCCTTTGTTCACCGGCTTCGCCAACTGGATCATGCCACTGCAGATCGGCGCGCCCGACGTGGCCTTCCCTCGGCTGAACATGCTGGCCTACTGGCTCTTCCTGTTCGGGTCCTCGATCGCCGCCTTCGGCTTCCTCACCCCCGGCGGAGCCGCCGACTTCGGCTGGTTCCTGTACGCCCCGCTCTCCGACGCCGTCCACTCGCCCGGGCTCGGCGCCGACCTGTGGATCATGGGCGTGGCCCTGTCCGGCTTCGGCTCGATCCTCGGCGCGGTCAACTTCATCACCACGATCATCTGCATGCGCGCACCGGGCATGACCATGTTCCGCATGCCGATCTTCACCTGGAACGTGCTGCTGACCGGCGTACTGGTCCTGATCATCTTCCCGGTACTGGCGGCCGCGTTGTTCGCCCTGGAGTGCGACCGCAAGTTCGGCAGCCATGTCTTCGACGCGGCCAACGGTGGTGCGCTGTTGTGGCAGCACCTGTTCTGGTTCTTCGGTCATCCGGAGGTGTACGTCCTCGCGCTGCCGTTCTTCGGCATCGTCTCCGAGGTGGTACCGGTCTTCTCCCGCAAGCCGATGTTCGGCTACATGGGCCTGATCGGCGCGACCATCGCGATCGCGGGCCTGTCGGTGACCGTTTGGGCCCACCACATGTACGTCACCGGTGGCGTACTGCTGCCCTTCTTCGCCTTCATGACCTTCCTCATCGCGGTCCCGACCGGCGTGAAGTTCTTCAACTGGATCGGCACCATGTGGAAAGGCTCCCTGTCCTTCGAGACGCCGATGCTGTGGACCACCGGCTTCCTCATCACCTTCGTCTTCGGCGGCCTGACCGGCGTGATCCTCGCCTCGCCGCCGCTGGACTTCCACCTGTCCGACTCGTACTTCGTCGTCGCCCACTTCCACTACACGGTCTTCGGTACGGTCGTGTACGCGATGTTCGCCGGATTCCACTTCTGGTGGCCGAAGATGACCGGCAAGATGCTCGACGAGCGTCTCGGGAAGATGACGTTCTGGACGCTCACCGTGGGCTTTCACGCCACCTTCCTCGTCCAGCACTGGCTGGGTGTCGAGGGCATGCCCCGCCGATACGCCGACTACCTGGCCGCCGACGGCTTCACGGCCCTCAACACCCTGTCCACCATCGGTTCGTTCCTGCTCGGCCTGTCGATCCTGCCGTTCGCCTACAACGTCTGGAAGACCGCGAAGTACGGCAAGCCGGTCGAGGTCGACGATCCGTGGGGCTACGGACGCTCACTGGAGTGGGCCACCGCGTGTCCACCGCCGCGCCACAACTTCACCTCCCTGCCGCGCATCCGCTCCGAGTCCCCGGCCTTCGACCTGCACCACCCCGAGATCGCCGCACTCGAAGCGGGGAGCTGA
- a CDS encoding DUF4142 domain-containing protein, whose translation MGGAVATTLASLLYPAMLGVQKVSTAQDRVIATPATGALTEADRDFVVKMRAAALWEYPVGRMTLQKSRTKAVKTAGEHLIDGAASLDAACRHAAGLLDITLPNQSSPQQQSFVFQLNAESGERFDRDMVTLVRAANGQILSTIANVRTTTRNSLIRALADRANDTVLEHITVMEKTGLVDFDQVVVQETTPPELPARDLTPPPPVAGQPQVVLPSPPNSAVSPSPSAGR comes from the coding sequence ATGGGTGGAGCGGTTGCGACCACCCTGGCCTCCCTCCTCTACCCCGCCATGCTCGGCGTGCAGAAGGTCAGCACCGCGCAGGACCGGGTCATCGCCACTCCGGCAACCGGAGCGCTGACAGAAGCCGACCGGGACTTCGTGGTCAAGATGCGCGCGGCCGCGCTGTGGGAGTACCCCGTCGGGCGGATGACGCTGCAGAAGAGCAGGACGAAGGCGGTCAAGACCGCTGGTGAGCACCTGATCGACGGAGCCGCCTCGCTGGACGCCGCTTGTCGCCATGCGGCCGGTCTGTTGGACATCACGCTGCCCAACCAGTCGTCGCCGCAGCAGCAGAGCTTCGTGTTCCAGTTGAACGCGGAGAGCGGCGAGCGGTTCGACAGGGACATGGTCACCCTCGTGCGCGCGGCGAACGGCCAGATCCTCTCCACGATCGCCAACGTCCGCACCACCACGAGGAACTCGCTGATCCGAGCCCTGGCCGACAGGGCCAACGACACCGTACTGGAGCACATCACGGTCATGGAGAAGACCGGCCTCGTCGACTTCGACCAGGTCGTCGTCCAGGAGACCACTCCGCCCGAGCTCCCGGCCCGGGACCTGACTCCGCCGCCTCCGGTCGCGGGCCAGCCGCAGGTCGTGCTCCCTTCGCCGCCGAACAGCGCGGTCTCGCCCAGTCCTTCGGCGGGACGGTGA